A single window of Granulicella mallensis MP5ACTX8 DNA harbors:
- a CDS encoding TonB-dependent receptor, translating into MSCDLFVCISRLTPRLSKDRGFRKQLILSLVLLIAGLLGLSETGYAQKGLTSLRGTITDPSGGTVSGVSLTLTDLASQAKRQLTTKDNGEYEYSALNPGRYRLDVTKSGFKNVALEGLLLEDGRVSVKDVVLTVGGDTSEITVDSKPDVITTDTGVMEVGFDSNRIKLTPTNDQNPGPEALLSSLPGITATGYSVQISGQGANQLVLNYDGLQNREGNQNVNINFYQEFTAVTSNASAEWASAVNENSTSKRGGNQFHGGAAYRMFNNTLNASGYFAPTKNHSLMDEVIGELGGPIIRDKTFFYVGFMKQLYYAGTFNQTEVPTQQMRSGNFGDTVITDPATGKPFPNNMIPAGRVSPVSLALQNAYVPLPDQNFNDPSLNNYGWTHPFPSDIFEGTWWFARVDQQITSHNNLSFRFSSKSAPYVLANNLPDFFRTRLRYNNQYTLADTYIFSSNLVNEFQIARNYLKLFDGQTEGGQTPLRGADVISQIGLQGIDTTGTQGISGSPAMNISGYADLSTPSGGLGDDEHDLVIQDSVTWTFGRHVIKFGGNLINYRTGQGVVPNFGSFSFDGSFTGNGYADFLLGLPRTSERSNPIYNEAYVSHEAGLFAQDSFKLTPKLTLDYGLRWDYYGLPHYTDNLDYNWDINTGAIVVPESSLGKVSLPPLYPSNIQIVAGQVTANPKLTNLRPRLSAAYRLRDEMVLRGGYAEFTERYGISDRVNNGGPFAVAQNYTNLNAATPTGALFSFPNPFPANLASAQTPSQSVTGYPLDTDNGTIRQYNVTVEQKMFHDLGFRLAYIGSHGSGLSYKTNINLQRPSTNPYTPTNNPWPQYNQINYYFSNGSQKYNSMQVEVQRRTGWFQFDGHYTWASNLNDFSDTENPYDVLSHWSKDATTRRHVGVINTYIDLPFGHGKRYMNHAPRWMDATLGGWNIQTISYFGSGLYMGPQYSGADPSNTGTFGGIPDRVPNVALYPAHKSAALWFNPAAFTAPQPGHFGNAGVDSIEGQGLLSSNISLSKTFRLTDRVHFLLTGAASDVFNRSGFNDLDTNINDTTAGQYYDITPDYVGDRSGRRMISIKGRIEF; encoded by the coding sequence ATGTCTTGCGATCTCTTCGTTTGCATCTCACGCCTGACTCCCCGCTTGAGCAAAGACCGCGGCTTTCGGAAACAACTTATCCTCTCACTCGTCCTCTTGATTGCGGGCCTCCTGGGTCTCAGTGAGACAGGGTACGCCCAAAAGGGCCTGACAAGCCTTAGAGGCACGATCACCGACCCGTCGGGTGGAACCGTCTCAGGCGTATCGCTGACGCTCACCGATCTTGCCAGCCAGGCAAAACGGCAACTGACCACAAAAGACAACGGCGAATATGAGTACAGCGCGTTGAATCCGGGAAGATACCGGCTCGACGTCACCAAATCCGGATTTAAGAATGTCGCGCTCGAAGGGCTCCTTCTTGAGGACGGCCGCGTGAGCGTGAAGGACGTAGTGCTCACTGTCGGAGGAGACACCTCCGAGATCACGGTAGACAGCAAGCCCGATGTCATCACGACGGACACAGGAGTGATGGAGGTCGGCTTCGACAGCAACCGCATCAAGCTGACACCGACCAATGACCAAAACCCTGGTCCTGAGGCGCTGCTGAGCTCGCTGCCCGGCATCACTGCCACCGGTTATTCAGTGCAGATCTCCGGACAAGGCGCGAACCAACTGGTGCTCAACTACGACGGTCTGCAGAACCGCGAAGGAAACCAGAACGTCAATATCAACTTCTATCAAGAGTTCACAGCTGTCACCAGCAATGCGTCCGCGGAGTGGGCAAGTGCGGTCAATGAAAACTCCACCTCCAAACGCGGCGGCAATCAGTTTCATGGCGGTGCAGCCTACAGGATGTTCAACAATACGCTCAATGCGTCCGGATACTTTGCACCGACGAAGAACCACTCCCTGATGGACGAAGTAATAGGCGAGTTGGGCGGCCCCATCATCCGGGACAAGACCTTCTTCTACGTCGGCTTTATGAAGCAGTTGTACTACGCCGGCACCTTCAACCAGACAGAGGTGCCGACGCAGCAGATGCGTAGTGGAAACTTTGGCGATACCGTCATCACAGATCCGGCCACCGGCAAGCCCTTCCCAAACAACATGATTCCAGCAGGAAGAGTAAGCCCTGTCTCACTTGCTCTGCAGAACGCGTACGTGCCTCTTCCAGACCAGAACTTCAATGACCCCAGCCTGAACAACTATGGATGGACTCACCCCTTTCCTTCGGACATCTTTGAGGGAACATGGTGGTTTGCGCGCGTCGACCAGCAGATCACCTCACACAACAATTTGAGCTTCCGGTTCAGTTCGAAGTCGGCGCCGTATGTCCTGGCCAATAACCTTCCCGATTTTTTCCGGACGCGGCTCCGCTACAACAACCAGTACACCCTGGCCGATACGTATATCTTCTCGTCAAATCTCGTCAACGAATTCCAGATCGCCCGCAATTACCTGAAGCTGTTCGATGGCCAGACGGAGGGGGGACAGACGCCTCTGCGTGGCGCAGACGTCATCTCGCAGATCGGTCTTCAAGGAATCGACACGACGGGCACGCAAGGGATTTCAGGCTCGCCTGCGATGAATATCTCAGGGTATGCCGACCTGTCGACGCCGTCCGGCGGACTGGGCGATGATGAGCATGATCTGGTCATTCAAGATTCAGTGACCTGGACGTTTGGAAGACACGTCATCAAGTTCGGTGGGAACCTCATCAACTACAGAACCGGCCAGGGAGTTGTGCCTAACTTCGGCTCGTTCTCCTTCGATGGCTCATTTACCGGAAATGGATATGCGGATTTCCTTCTGGGCCTGCCGAGAACCAGCGAGCGCTCGAATCCGATCTACAACGAAGCCTATGTATCGCACGAGGCCGGACTATTCGCACAGGATAGCTTCAAGCTGACGCCCAAGCTCACCCTGGACTATGGTCTTCGCTGGGACTATTACGGACTCCCGCATTACACGGACAATCTTGACTACAACTGGGACATCAACACTGGAGCGATCGTCGTCCCTGAATCTTCGCTTGGAAAGGTAAGCCTGCCGCCGCTCTATCCCTCCAACATCCAGATCGTGGCCGGCCAGGTGACCGCGAACCCGAAGCTGACGAATCTGCGTCCACGTCTCTCTGCTGCCTATCGTCTCCGCGATGAGATGGTGCTGCGTGGCGGCTATGCGGAGTTCACCGAGCGTTATGGCATCTCAGATCGCGTGAACAATGGCGGGCCGTTCGCAGTCGCACAGAACTATACAAATCTGAATGCAGCAACCCCGACGGGCGCGTTGTTCTCGTTCCCGAACCCGTTCCCCGCAAACCTGGCTTCGGCGCAGACACCGTCCCAGTCCGTCACGGGATATCCCCTCGACACCGACAACGGAACGATCCGGCAGTACAACGTCACTGTCGAACAGAAGATGTTTCATGACCTCGGGTTTCGCCTCGCGTATATCGGCTCGCATGGAAGCGGTTTGAGCTACAAGACGAACATCAATCTGCAGAGACCGAGCACGAATCCCTACACGCCTACCAACAATCCCTGGCCACAGTACAACCAGATCAACTATTACTTCTCGAATGGATCGCAGAAATATAACTCCATGCAGGTCGAGGTACAGCGCCGTACCGGCTGGTTCCAGTTCGATGGCCACTACACCTGGGCAAGCAATCTCAACGATTTTTCCGACACGGAAAATCCCTACGACGTCCTGAGCCACTGGTCGAAGGACGCAACGACCCGGCGGCATGTCGGGGTGATCAACACTTACATCGATCTGCCGTTCGGACATGGCAAACGCTACATGAACCATGCGCCACGGTGGATGGACGCGACCCTCGGAGGATGGAACATCCAGACGATCAGCTACTTCGGATCGGGTCTCTACATGGGACCGCAGTACAGCGGAGCTGATCCCTCGAACACGGGTACATTCGGCGGCATTCCCGATCGCGTCCCGAATGTTGCCTTGTATCCCGCCCACAAGAGCGCAGCCCTCTGGTTCAATCCAGCAGCCTTCACGGCGCCCCAACCGGGCCATTTCGGCAATGCCGGGGTGGACTCAATCGAAGGACAAGGACTGTTGTCTTCCAACATCAGTCTGAGCAAGACCTTCCGTCTGACAGACCGGGTGCACTTCCTGCTAACGGGAGCCGCATCGGATGTATTCAACCGTTCGGGGTTCAACGACCTCGACACCAACATCAACGATACGACCGCGGGACAATACTACGACATCACTCCTGACTACGTGGGAGACCGCTCCGGTCGCAGAATGATCTCGATCAAGGGCCGGATTGAGTTCTAA
- a CDS encoding type VI secretion system Vgr family protein, with translation MPLPQIKISNDILQDSLLASVEVVQELNQHWSCTVVCMQTEDSRIPVEDLLGKTIEIETVDDDGVAHLHFTGFISDVQLTYEIWGSYTARLVAVSSSYKLDITAHKQYYAEKDLAAIAGTIAGRSGLSVSVQASGGKALNYVQYGETDFSFLNRIVDDYGAWMRPTQGGVEIFDSFQAGSVVAWRSEEGGLIRFTLHGKMAPPSFSGSHYDHHAMASNTFTQVSNSPAFYDGAQRLSSAVQSASQQLPPGFEPQRARAMTLADYQTQLQQESERSLGAAIIGAGSSRNQNLKAGDTVQIDGTLDAKGTYGLVKVVHEWTKQGYTNNFVCTPWKKYRSPLPPASRTWNGVVPARVVDHNDPRKMGRIKVQFFWQEDGSTHWARTVSPHAGPDRGFMFMPEAGDEVAVIFEDGDPERPLIIGSVWNGVHQAPREDYYGSDIQSNDIKRILTKSGNRMQFVDTQGKEAVVLATPNSNSFTMTENSPDTGRNLVVLHTEGDIILSAAGRIHLKAALFSHEIGGSGETKSS, from the coding sequence ATGCCTCTACCGCAAATCAAAATTAGCAATGACATCCTACAGGACTCTTTGCTGGCTTCCGTCGAGGTAGTGCAGGAACTCAATCAACATTGGAGCTGTACGGTGGTCTGCATGCAAACTGAGGACAGCCGCATCCCCGTGGAAGACCTGCTGGGCAAGACGATAGAGATCGAGACCGTCGACGATGATGGAGTGGCGCATCTTCACTTCACGGGTTTCATCTCGGATGTTCAACTTACCTATGAGATCTGGGGCAGCTATACGGCGCGCCTCGTTGCTGTCAGCTCCAGTTATAAGCTCGATATCACAGCACACAAGCAGTACTATGCGGAGAAAGATCTCGCTGCGATAGCAGGGACGATCGCCGGACGCTCCGGTCTTAGTGTTAGCGTGCAGGCCTCGGGCGGCAAGGCGTTGAACTATGTGCAATATGGAGAGACTGACTTTTCTTTTCTCAACCGTATTGTCGACGACTACGGCGCATGGATGCGGCCCACTCAAGGCGGAGTTGAGATTTTTGACAGCTTTCAGGCCGGTAGTGTCGTCGCCTGGCGGAGCGAAGAAGGTGGCCTGATCCGATTCACCCTGCACGGAAAGATGGCTCCACCGAGCTTCAGCGGCTCCCACTACGACCATCATGCCATGGCATCGAATACCTTTACGCAGGTAAGTAATTCACCGGCATTCTATGATGGGGCGCAGCGCCTCAGCAGTGCAGTGCAATCCGCCTCGCAGCAGTTGCCGCCGGGCTTCGAGCCCCAGCGGGCACGGGCTATGACCCTTGCGGACTATCAGACGCAGCTTCAACAGGAAAGCGAGCGGTCACTGGGAGCAGCCATCATCGGCGCAGGTTCGTCACGCAATCAAAACCTCAAGGCCGGTGACACCGTTCAGATCGACGGAACGTTGGACGCCAAAGGAACTTACGGCCTGGTAAAAGTGGTTCACGAATGGACGAAGCAGGGCTACACCAACAATTTTGTCTGCACGCCATGGAAAAAATACCGGAGCCCACTCCCTCCGGCATCGCGCACCTGGAACGGTGTGGTCCCGGCTCGGGTGGTGGATCACAACGATCCTAGAAAGATGGGCCGGATTAAGGTCCAATTCTTCTGGCAGGAGGATGGCTCTACCCACTGGGCTCGCACTGTCAGTCCACATGCCGGCCCCGATCGCGGATTTATGTTCATGCCGGAGGCCGGAGACGAGGTCGCGGTGATCTTTGAAGACGGCGACCCTGAGCGCCCACTCATCATCGGATCCGTTTGGAATGGTGTCCATCAGGCCCCACGTGAGGATTACTACGGTTCAGACATTCAGTCCAACGACATCAAGCGCATCCTTACCAAGAGTGGCAATCGTATGCAGTTTGTAGATACCCAGGGCAAGGAAGCTGTGGTGCTCGCCACGCCCAACAGCAACTCCTTCACCATGACAGAAAATTCACCCGATACCGGCAGAAACCTGGTCGTGCTTCATACCGAAGGAGACATCATTCTCTCGGCAGCCGGACGCATCCACCTCAAGGCGGCTCTTTTTTCGCACGAAATCGGCGGATCAGGTGAAACGAAGTCTAGTTAA
- a CDS encoding DUF1795 domain-containing protein: MVYQMQEACLTLDDTWQDQSVNVLIPTELATKGVSLVVARDVIPFGMTLAEYLEQQKSTFQKELAEFELMLDAPGSVDHRPAHFLEFSWNNNGKLLQQMVIVVQDNNRTLSLTGTIPGKSDQDIRGFLLSAMTSLKFNPSH, from the coding sequence GTGGTTTATCAAATGCAAGAAGCTTGTCTAACGCTGGACGATACATGGCAGGATCAAAGTGTAAATGTATTGATTCCTACGGAACTGGCGACGAAAGGCGTGAGCCTGGTAGTTGCTCGCGACGTCATCCCCTTCGGAATGACATTGGCAGAGTATCTTGAGCAGCAAAAATCTACCTTTCAGAAAGAACTTGCCGAATTTGAACTGATGCTTGACGCCCCGGGATCGGTGGATCACCGGCCGGCACACTTTCTTGAGTTCTCCTGGAATAACAACGGAAAACTGCTGCAGCAAATGGTCATCGTAGTGCAAGACAATAACCGTACCTTAAGCCTTACCGGCACCATCCCCGGCAAGAGTGATCAGGATATCCGCGGATTCCTGCTGTCGGCGATGACTAGCCTCAAGTTCAATCCCAGTCACTAG
- a CDS encoding RHS repeat-associated core domain-containing protein, with amino-acid sequence MSDPTEPTAQQKLDALKAEGSNQGTVDAIATGGHAISAAYVADGAVAAYGAGGTAGWIALRCFATRLVVPLAGAMAGGYIAQAIGADEGVLKVAEFFGAERQAQPGPQPAVVDDQIAHNHAFSGALTGLLVGVAVGAGLALMIGTGGLLAPLVIGAAAGFAGAAVSGAGAKMASITGHITSGSPDVYFEDKRVARVTDLVACDDHGEKQIIEGSETIFINDLPLTRIGHKIKCSAVVQQGCTTIFADETSKLYGEPDAEFSPLQQLFLSAVEVLSFRSASREGGLLDGLLRKLFGEPIDLVTGDYAEYRTDFEYASVLPLRLTRCYAGRQQVEGVLGRKWISNWSQRLLYAEDGRTVLLEDAAGQRLVFLTPTTAANSIHLKAPYYMLSGAGPETRLFDSRSQQTLIFVRSAGDSLVGRLAAIEDRNGNRIDFVYSRNRLQRIVHSDGVAFEVATTPEGHVLWVAMVGNDQPLVQYSYDERGNLTSVHSLFKGEFHYDYNEHGWLTHWRDSAATKVWFEYDGGGRVIATRTPEGIYNDRFIYHDTERRTLYIDATGAQWELWFNSDHLVIREQDPLGHVTQHTWDSLERKQTMTDAAGRVTNYQYDDAGKLTAEIDWVGRTTRYQYDRQGLLTEVQYPDELKSRRNYDLHGNRVKSTRPDGSSLSYTYDEQGRLLSQTDSTGSRRTWEYGPQGRLVATVDAEGQRTEVEQDVWRRPQRIKDAAGFSTLFEYQAGPDNPRAALSRVIHPDSGEERFSYDSEGLLARQMGAEGQLRSSDYGAFDLLRRVTDPEGHSLSLEYDGAARLTGLTNAMGDRWIYTYDAAGRLAIETDWAGRRTHYLRDALGRLQQKLLPDGVEQHFLWDNRDRIVGVATATSRIEYEYDTADRLIRAATYYLPENDSDPETSSKPQSEVRLTYNRQGQLIREVQNGMPLSYRYDDAGRCVSVISPTGETRLQFDSRGLLAGFDSNGHGLEFQRNALGLEVERQYKPRTPSIQTAFSLQQSYDLCGRLGEQQAGGHRWNSPEEPTFFASRELSRRYEWDKSGRLRGVEDNLRGKTDYRYDSRDQVTAVLREQGLNGGAPAQESYQYDALMNLASSNAGAHKYRHGQVEKASNSTYHYDKRGRVVSKTVLKNGFRPQTWTYEWDDFDRLIEVRAERGGRWRYTYDAFGRRIEKQCLTPVKAGAVSRVTYLWQGAKVSEEWRTAAEDESAIEIDRWHYKPATFHPIAKETLARTEIDPFALAESTFYPVVTDEAGTPRELFNAEGDCVWRAEYTLWGEISGNTPGPRSSDAECNLKFQGQWKDDESGLHYNFQRYYDPEIGQYLSSDPIGLEGGTRSYGYVHNPVSWVDPWGLADALGTIKYPINPNLTPVPGSRQDAIDGAWEQERDLVNTTGSGTVNWTPEQSQELLNTGEVNGYTGHHINSVSEEPSWAGDPRNIRFLPNGRAPGMSNDHLYSPQGHRGNWRNRTRGRLIDREAMINQGKCG; translated from the coding sequence ATGAGCGATCCCACGGAACCGACAGCACAACAAAAGCTGGACGCCCTCAAGGCAGAGGGCAGCAACCAGGGCACGGTCGATGCCATTGCGACCGGCGGACATGCCATTAGCGCCGCGTACGTGGCCGATGGCGCTGTCGCCGCCTACGGTGCGGGTGGCACGGCCGGATGGATAGCGCTGCGTTGCTTCGCGACAAGGCTGGTTGTTCCCTTGGCAGGAGCAATGGCTGGCGGCTACATCGCGCAAGCGATCGGGGCCGATGAAGGGGTCTTGAAAGTTGCGGAATTCTTCGGTGCGGAGAGGCAGGCGCAGCCCGGCCCGCAACCGGCCGTGGTGGACGACCAGATTGCGCATAATCACGCTTTTAGTGGTGCACTGACCGGGCTGTTGGTCGGTGTAGCGGTAGGGGCTGGGTTAGCGTTGATGATCGGCACAGGTGGATTACTCGCTCCGCTGGTGATCGGCGCCGCTGCCGGCTTTGCCGGCGCCGCGGTGAGCGGAGCAGGAGCCAAGATGGCCAGCATCACAGGCCACATCACATCCGGTTCTCCCGATGTCTACTTCGAAGACAAGCGCGTGGCACGAGTCACGGATCTCGTGGCATGCGACGATCACGGCGAGAAGCAGATCATCGAAGGCAGCGAGACCATCTTCATCAATGACCTGCCCCTCACCCGGATCGGACACAAGATCAAGTGCAGCGCAGTGGTTCAACAGGGCTGCACCACCATCTTTGCCGACGAGACCTCAAAGCTTTATGGCGAACCGGATGCCGAGTTCTCCCCCTTGCAGCAACTTTTTCTCTCCGCAGTGGAAGTACTCAGCTTCCGCTCCGCATCGCGCGAAGGCGGCCTGCTGGATGGCTTGCTGCGGAAACTCTTTGGCGAGCCGATCGATCTTGTCACCGGAGACTATGCGGAGTACCGTACCGACTTTGAATACGCGAGCGTTCTGCCGCTACGGCTGACCCGCTGCTATGCAGGCAGGCAGCAGGTGGAAGGAGTTCTGGGGCGCAAGTGGATCTCCAACTGGTCGCAACGGTTGCTCTATGCCGAAGATGGCCGCACGGTCCTGCTCGAAGATGCCGCCGGGCAGAGACTGGTGTTTCTCACTCCAACCACCGCTGCCAACTCGATTCATCTCAAGGCACCCTATTACATGCTGAGCGGCGCCGGGCCGGAGACCAGGCTGTTCGATAGTCGCAGCCAGCAGACCCTGATCTTTGTACGAAGTGCAGGCGATTCTCTCGTTGGGCGGTTGGCCGCAATCGAAGATCGCAACGGCAATCGCATTGATTTTGTCTACTCCCGTAACCGTCTGCAGCGCATCGTGCACTCCGATGGAGTGGCGTTCGAGGTTGCCACTACGCCGGAAGGCCATGTGCTCTGGGTAGCCATGGTGGGCAACGATCAGCCCCTGGTCCAATACAGTTACGACGAAAGAGGCAACCTCACCTCTGTCCATAGTCTGTTCAAAGGCGAATTCCACTACGACTACAACGAGCATGGCTGGCTGACGCATTGGCGGGATTCCGCTGCAACCAAGGTCTGGTTTGAGTACGACGGAGGGGGGCGGGTCATCGCCACGCGCACCCCCGAAGGCATCTACAACGACCGCTTTATCTATCACGACACGGAGCGAAGGACACTCTACATCGACGCCACCGGCGCACAGTGGGAGCTATGGTTCAACTCCGACCACCTGGTCATCCGGGAGCAGGACCCGCTGGGCCATGTAACCCAGCACACCTGGGATTCGCTGGAGCGCAAGCAGACTATGACGGATGCTGCTGGGCGGGTCACAAACTATCAGTACGATGACGCCGGCAAGCTCACGGCGGAGATCGACTGGGTTGGCCGAACCACGCGGTATCAATATGACAGGCAGGGCCTGCTCACCGAGGTGCAATACCCGGACGAACTGAAATCGCGCCGTAACTATGATCTCCACGGCAACCGCGTAAAGAGCACGCGCCCAGACGGTTCGAGCCTCAGCTATACCTACGACGAGCAGGGCCGGTTGCTCTCGCAAACTGATTCGACGGGCTCAAGACGAACCTGGGAGTACGGCCCGCAAGGGCGTCTGGTGGCCACGGTCGATGCTGAAGGGCAGCGAACGGAAGTCGAGCAGGATGTCTGGCGGCGGCCGCAGCGGATCAAAGATGCTGCCGGATTCTCAACACTCTTTGAGTACCAGGCAGGGCCCGATAATCCGCGTGCGGCTCTCAGCCGCGTGATCCATCCCGATAGTGGAGAAGAGCGCTTCAGCTATGACTCGGAAGGCCTGCTGGCCAGACAGATGGGCGCGGAAGGCCAGCTCAGAAGCTCCGACTACGGAGCCTTCGATCTGCTGCGCCGCGTCACCGACCCCGAGGGTCACTCCCTGTCCTTGGAATACGATGGCGCCGCCCGGCTTACTGGACTAACCAACGCCATGGGTGACCGCTGGATCTATACCTATGATGCTGCCGGACGCCTGGCAATCGAGACCGACTGGGCAGGGCGCAGAACGCACTATCTGCGCGACGCGCTGGGCCGTCTCCAGCAAAAGCTCTTGCCGGATGGCGTGGAGCAACACTTCCTCTGGGATAACCGCGACCGCATCGTCGGTGTAGCCACCGCCACCTCCAGGATCGAGTATGAATACGACACCGCCGACCGTCTGATCCGGGCTGCCACCTACTATCTCCCGGAAAACGATAGCGATCCGGAGACCTCCAGCAAGCCGCAAAGCGAGGTCCGGCTTACCTACAATCGGCAAGGGCAGCTTATCCGGGAAGTTCAGAATGGGATGCCCCTCAGCTACCGCTATGACGACGCCGGGCGCTGCGTCAGCGTCATCAGTCCCACGGGGGAGACGCGCCTTCAGTTCGATTCTCGCGGGCTGCTCGCAGGGTTCGACAGCAACGGTCACGGACTGGAATTTCAGCGCAATGCCCTGGGGCTCGAGGTAGAGCGGCAGTACAAGCCCAGGACTCCCTCCATTCAGACGGCCTTCAGCCTCCAGCAAAGCTATGATCTCTGCGGACGACTCGGCGAGCAGCAGGCTGGCGGCCATCGCTGGAACTCGCCGGAGGAGCCCACGTTTTTTGCCTCCCGTGAACTGTCGCGCCGCTACGAGTGGGATAAGTCCGGTCGTCTGCGAGGCGTAGAGGATAACCTTCGGGGAAAGACAGACTACCGTTATGATTCCCGCGACCAGGTCACTGCAGTCCTGCGCGAACAAGGACTCAACGGCGGAGCCCCGGCTCAGGAGAGCTATCAGTACGACGCGCTGATGAACCTGGCCAGCAGCAACGCTGGGGCCCACAAGTACCGGCACGGGCAGGTAGAGAAGGCCAGCAACTCAACCTACCACTACGATAAGCGGGGCCGCGTCGTCAGCAAGACGGTGCTCAAGAATGGCTTCCGCCCTCAGACGTGGACCTACGAGTGGGACGACTTCGACCGGTTGATAGAAGTACGCGCCGAACGGGGCGGCCGCTGGCGGTACACCTACGATGCCTTTGGCAGGAGAATCGAAAAACAGTGTCTTACGCCGGTCAAGGCCGGCGCGGTGAGCCGCGTTACGTATCTATGGCAGGGCGCGAAGGTATCCGAAGAATGGCGCACTGCAGCAGAAGACGAAAGCGCAATAGAGATCGACCGCTGGCACTATAAGCCCGCGACCTTCCACCCCATAGCGAAGGAAACACTAGCACGCACCGAGATCGATCCCTTCGCTCTTGCGGAAAGCACATTTTATCCGGTCGTAACCGACGAAGCAGGCACTCCCAGGGAGCTTTTCAACGCAGAAGGTGATTGTGTCTGGCGGGCTGAGTACACTCTGTGGGGTGAGATATCAGGGAACACCCCAGGTCCGAGATCTTCCGATGCAGAATGCAATCTGAAGTTCCAGGGGCAGTGGAAAGATGACGAGAGCGGTCTGCACTACAACTTCCAGCGCTACTATGATCCTGAAATTGGCCAGTACTTGAGTTCCGATCCAATTGGGTTGGAAGGTGGAACGCGAAGCTACGGGTACGTGCATAATCCAGTAAGTTGGGTGGACCCATGGGGACTTGCAGATGCGCTTGGAACGATTAAATATCCAATAAATCCTAACTTGACACCAGTTCCTGGATCTCGTCAGGATGCGATCGATGGTGCATGGGAACAGGAGCGTGATCTGGTTAATACGACGGGAAGTGGAACAGTTAATTGGACCCCAGAACAGAGCCAGGAGCTTTTAAATACAGGTGAGGTAAACGGTTATACTGGCCATCATATTAACAGCGTCTCGGAAGAACCCTCTTGGGCCGGGGATCCGAGGAATATTAGATTCCTGCCGAACGGGAGAGCTCCTGGAATGTCAAATGATCACCTCTACAGCCCTCAGGGGCATCGCGGAAATTGGCGCAATAGGACTAGGGGACGTCTGATCGATCGTGAAGCTATGATCAATCAAGGGAAATGCGGTTAA
- a CDS encoding Imm30 family immunity protein: MAILVFGELSKDMTQEQLAHLRDARFLRNPDEVNTFESALSEIKRQGNVTQPEAEELYRIFADSSSQQDVLWRLLHLIEHLDQSV; this comes from the coding sequence GTGGCAATTCTAGTATTTGGGGAGCTTTCGAAAGATATGACACAAGAGCAGCTTGCGCATCTTCGCGATGCTCGTTTCTTAAGAAACCCAGATGAGGTTAATACATTTGAATCGGCATTATCGGAAATTAAACGGCAGGGTAATGTAACCCAACCTGAAGCCGAAGAGTTATATCGCATTTTTGCTGACTCTTCATCTCAGCAAGATGTCCTCTGGCGACTACTGCATCTAATAGAACACCTTGACCAGAGCGTTTGA